TCATACCTGGAAACACGTTCGTTAAAAATGTGCTGTCACACCTTCATGATAGATTTATCTGGAGGCCTCAGACTTACCCCAAACCCTAGGCTTGGATTTGCTCAGTGCTAAGACTGATAGTTGAGTGTGTATTCTTCAAAtaatattgaaaaataaattaaaatttcaaaatctgcATTCAATTAATATTTCTCCTTAGTGTTTTTAAAGTATTACGTAGATACATATAAGGGAAAAACTTGTTTTTGTCAGCATGACGAAAGCTTAGCCAGCTTGTTTAACATGCCACCTGACTGAATTTTCCATTGACTTCACAGTTCGTGGGGAATTGGGGATCTGGGTACATGAAAAGAAATAACCACATTGGATATTAACCAGGAGCAGACAGTGTCGCTGCTGGAAACAGAGGGTTTGTGAGTCAAGTGAGAAAAAAGAGCGGGGGAATAGCAGACTGACACTCGCTGTGGAACAGTCTCTAACTGAGGAGTTAGCTCCTTCAGCAAAGGAGGAGAGGAAGTTGGAGAAAATCATGTTTCCTTTTCTTGTTTTACAGAAGGATTGTACCATACTACACGAGAGAATACAGAGCATAGACAATACAGATAGATCCTGACCATTGCCCAAGGAACAACTGCACAACTTTGCAAGATAATCAGGCCTTTCGCTGCATTGTTCAACACAGAGAAGGTTGGGCAGTGAAAACATCATCTGGAAGTTGGTCGGTTCAGGTGAGCTTTGAGATATCATCAGATCTGAAACTGGTCGGTAGTATGAAGCCTTCCATCAGAACCAAACTTTCTGAAGGTTCGGCTGTGGATGATCAATCAGGGTGAGGCTGGGAAGAAGTGTGAGTGACTCAAGGTGGGGTGAGAGCTTCAGTTATTCATCGAGCCTCATAAACGACTGACTCATTCCTACATGTGAGAGACTGTTCAAGTGTGAGGAGGACTCCACAGACTTATCGGATCAACTTACATTTCAACTACATCCTGATGTAGAATTGTTTACTCAAGGACACCTTCATGAAAGAGAAACGGTTCAAGTGTGATGTTTGTGACAAAGCTTTTGTAAAGTCTACACACCTCCTGATACACCAGGGGATTCACACGGGGGAGAAACCCTTCAGGTGTACAGTGTGTCAGGCAGCATTCACCCAATTCTCCAATCTCCAGACACACCAGCGATTTCACACAGGAGAGAAGCCATACATGTGCGATGTGTGTGACAAATCTTTCTCACAGTCATCAGACCTCTGCAGGCACCAACGGAGTCACACAGGGGCAAAACCATTCAGGTGCAAATTTTGCGAGATATCATTCTCATTGTTATTTGCTCTCCGCCgacaccaacgcattcacacaggggagaaaccattcttGTGTAAGGTTTGTAACAAATCCTTTGTACAATCGTCAAGCCTCCGCGAGCACCAACGTATTCACACAGGTGAGAAACCATTCAGTTGTGAGACTTGTGACAAATCATTTTCACGGTCAGCGAACCTCCGGAcacaccaacgcattcacacaggggagaaactgttcaaatGTGAGGCATGTAACAAATCATTCCCTGACTCCTCCAGACTTTTGCTCCACCAGaggattcacacaggggagaaaccattcaggtgCGAAGTGTGTGAAAAAACATTCTCAACATCATCAAACCtccacagacacaaacacatacacacacgaccCACAAGCTAGGGAAGCAGATGAACGCCACTAACATGCGGTGGAGAGCTGCACCCTCTTTGAAGGATGTTGATGCTGGTACGGAGCATGAAATTTTCCAGATTCAAAAAGAAACAGCAGCACTGGAAGTCATCAATTGAGCAGAGACACTGAATCTCACAGGCAAGTGTTCTGATCGGATTAAGCAAACCCAAACAACGTGGTATATCTGTTCAAAAATTGTTCAAATTCAACAGGTATTTGAGGTGTTGGGATGGTCTGACATCATCAAGGCCAGCCCTGTTACTGTGAGACTATTGCACAAACAGAAATGAAGTGATCACTGAAAATTGCACCTTGACAAAGGGAGCAGTGTCATTATCCCTGAAGACATGagaagagagaggctgaaaaacATCTCACACGTACACCAGGGAATTGAATCTAGTCTGAGGAAGGTGAGAGAAGTGCTATACTGGTCAAACTTGAGCAATGAGGTGCAATCAGCCAGTACAGGGCTTGTAATGAACATCAAACTAAACAAGATAAGAGCTGCTTGTGACTCATGACATCCCAGACAGCCCGTGCGTAGAGCTGTTCACTCTCACTAGAATTGATTATCTTGTCACAGCTGACTACTACTCAGGAAGCAGGGAATTACAGCAGCTGAGGTCAGTCACTCCCAGTGAGATTGTAGAATATCTGAAAGCACACTTCAGTCTTCATGACATTCCTGACactgtgatcagtgataatgacATCAATTTATGAGTGAAGAATTCAGGCACTTCATGAATGGATTGAGCAATTCAGCACCACACATCCTTTCCACTCTGTCGTCGGTCAAATGGGAAGATCGAGGCAGCGGTGAAACATGCCAAAAAAGAAAAAGGTCAACTATATCTGGCTGACATGTATACAACACAGTCTTAGCGTAGAGAAACACCTACTGAAGAAATGGAAAGCAGTCCGGCAAGTAATATTATGCTGCACCCAAATTACTTTGAAAAcagataaaacaaaacaattgagATTATAAGTGGTAACAGCAGTGAGTGACCAGATCAAAGACAGAAAGCCAAAGTTCAGTTTGATAACAATTCCAGATTGTTGTCTGAACCTAGATTTGAAGAGCTGGTCAGAATGAAAACACTTAACACACTCAACAAAAGTGATCATGctggtagagatagtaggaactgcagatgctggagaatctgagataacaaggtataaagctggatggacacagcaggccaagcagcatcagaggagcaggaaggctgatgtttcaggcctcgacccttcttcagaaatgaccatGCTGTCAACTAGGTAACCTTATGCAGAGGTTGCCACCTCGATTGTTGACAGTGAAAGTGAATGATAGGACCATCTTTGAACCTGTAGATTTCTACCTGTAGCTGGAGAAGTTGCTAACTCATAGCATATAGCTCATAAGACAGACCTTTTAACAACCAACTGCATGAGGAACTGAGTGAATGTCAGGCCCAGTGTTTAGCCAAAATCTCAGATCAGCAGCAACACTTACCACGGGAATTGCACTCTCCATTAGCAACAACATTTTCCAGAGGGTCAATACCACCTGAGCCAGCAACAACAAATGAGCAGCCAACATCACCTCAGAGGTGCAATATTAAAAGACCTGCCAGCTTAAAGGACAACGTGTGCAATCCTGTTGGAGAAACAGAAGAAGTTGGGACAGATGTGAAACAACGGACTTTGTTTGTGTGTAATAATTTTCTTGACGGAATCTGGATGTGGAGTAACTGGTGATGGTGCATCCAATTTATTTTTCCTCTGAAAAGGGAGAATGATTTGACTAATCCATTTGCACTGTGCCTTATCAGGCCTCTGTGATTTTACGTAAATAAAGATTTTGTACACTCGCAGTTTTGCAGACCATCTGCAACAGAATCTTTTTCAGCATATACGCGGGCTGTGAGCAGTGCCCAGCTGAGACCGGGTGATTTCTGATTCTGGGCCGATAggtgctgaaggaatggtgaggtCGAAGCAGGGATGGGGGAAATGGCAGTGTATATGCGAGAAAGAGGCCTTTGAAAGAATAGGAAGCCATTTatatcagagacagtaggaactgcagatgctggagaatcagagataacaaggtgtggagatggatgaacacagcaggccaagcagcatcttaggagtaggacctgctgtgttcatccatctctacaccttgttatgccgCCATTTATAGACGCACACCTCCAATTCATGCACTGCCCACGTGACAGTCACTTGGGCTGGTGCGCACGCTCAGATTGGAACACGCGAACGGAGCAGGTTAGAACTACAACTTGCATCAGGCCCAGCGTGCAGTCTGGCTCCAATTTCTTGTTGTCACCCCTCCCTACTCAGGCATGGAGCCCGTATGCAGCATGGGTAAAGTTGTTCGCAGCAGGATTATGAGGGGTTTGAATGGATTGAACTGAGTCCCTGTGGAGGTTTTAAACAACCTCAGTGAAGGGGGAGCTTTCTGGGCCTGGGGCTGCAATTCAGTCAtttttggaacatagaacaatacagtgcagaacaggcccttcagccctcgatgttgcgccgacctgtgaactaatctaagcccatcccactacactatcccatcatcatccctctgcttatccaaagactgtttaaattcCCCTAATGTGGCTGCATTAACTACGTTGGCAGGCTGGGCGTTTCACGCCCTTACAACTCTCATTCTCCAAAAGCAGACACATCACTGTGTCAGATTTGGACCATAAAAAAATAGGAAGAGTAGGTCattccataacctttgattcccctactAACCAAGGATCTATCTCAACCTTCAATATACTCTGCCACCACAGGTCTCTGCACAAGCAGTTCCGAAGGCTCaactctgagaagaaattcatcatCAGCACCTTTTTATTCTGAGGTTACACCCTTTGGTCCTGGGCTTTGTCACAAAGAAACTCTATTCTCAGCATGTACCATGTCCAGCCCtaaagaatcttatatgtttcaatgagatcacttctcattcttctaaactccagtgattagAAAGTCAAAtggtttagcctttgctcataagacaatctctccagAGCAGGGATCTCCGAGTGAACCTTCTCCGTATTGGCtttaatgaaatgatatctttacTCAAATTATGGAAACTATACCTGCTCACAGTACTTAAGACACTGTCTCACCACaccttgtacaactgcagcaagacttccACTGTCATCCGACCCCCTTGACATAAGGCCCAATATTCCACTGAATTAACTGAACATTTAATGGTACTTATTTACATCAGAATAAGCAGCTCCCAAATGTGAACAAACACAATTAGCTTTGTTATCAActataaaaatgtttttaaaatctgttttaatAATTATGAAAAGACCACTCCAACTAATTCAGCAATCCATCATTAACTGCCCTGAAAGTATCAGCGGGGCTTCATAGATCTGTACAACTCATGAAGGAATCTAAAAAGTGACCGAAATCATGCATGTAATTGAACAAACCATATGACAAGTCTCTGCTTTGAACTGTCTTGCTTCCTTGCTCAAGTTTTGGAGGCCATTGACAAGCTTGCTGTATTTGCACTGGATAAGGCAAGGAACTTATATCTGATTGCAATAACTATGTCTTGTGAGTCAGTTGAAGATACTGATATAAAGCTAGTACTAGCCAATAAAAGTGAGTACTTTTGAATCTGGCTCTGATCTAGGTTAGGGACTATTCAACCCTCCACTGCAAATAATTGGTAAGATGCATGACTCTCCCTGCAGCACATTGTGTAGCTGAGTTTTGAGTGCTAAAGGGTGTATCAGGTGTCTTTAAAATAATCCGGAAATTACTTAAACACTGATGAAAAATAGAGAACACATAACAAGAGACCTCACTAGTATAAAGATACGAATATACGATTTGTAGATATAAGAGAATGGACCTAATACTTAAACTATTCCTTGGCTTGAACTGGAGCATCAATTTGTACCAGCAATGCTCATCGTAAAATCCAAGGATATTCTTTAGCACCATAGCGTAGCCTATGTTGGTTGGATGGTCCAGACACAGGTTTAAAACTAGTGCAGAAAGACTCAGTATGAACAttaaaaatcattaaaatgaTAGAATGCAGAAGTGTTGCAAAGTCCTAGAAAGAACTAAGGGTATAAATGTCAATACACAATTTTAACCATTAATTCACACTACTATCTCAAACGGTGACTTATTAAAATACTAACTGCTTTATAAAATATTCAACTTGGTTTCACACAATGTGCAACCACTTCCCTCTCCTATCTTCATAAAAAACTAATTTTACTCACAGCCCATTACCTGTTCTGAAAATAGGCAGCATCTGTCACAACCAAGGTTTTATATTTAAATGTTCCTTTCTTAGAACTATGTTATGCTTAGCTTTATAACTAGTTTTCACTCAGCTGCTGCACATCCACCTTGTGAGCCTAATTGCATTTAAGCATGCTACAAATTATATCACAAGTACCTCGTATTAATATCTGAAGTGGATTATAATGTTATTATGGTGTGCCTTTTCTAGGGATAGCCAATTAGAAACCTTTAGCTTCAGATGAATACTGCCAAAAGGGTCAGTTATAATTGGCAAGAGATTTTTCTTCCCAAAGTACATCACTGTTTCTCATTGAAGAGCATAGTTAAAATCAGAAATACTGGGAAATTATCTGCAAGTTCAGCAAAAAGAGAAATTCTTGCCATTTGACAGCGAGTCATACTAACCTTTTGAGGAAATggcctgtccctcactccatcaaACCTTCCAGAGAAGACCTCTCCATGTTCCCACTAAATGTAAGTTTTTGCTGAAATGTTCTAGATATTTCTGAAGATGTTGGGTTTTCACAAGATTTTGGGACAGATCTGATAAATGTTGACATCTGTTCTCCTATTGGAGCTATTAATGTCTCACTATAAAACATTATAACACTAATTACAGGAACATTCTGTGAGGAAGGAGTTGAAATTTTGGATTATTTTGTGTGAAACCCACTCTAATGGTCAGTGTGATGTGGAAGTTGTGGTCACAGCTTTTGTAGAGATATAGTCAGTGTTCAACGTTCGTTGTTGTCCCACCAGATAAATTACATCCCCATGTTAGTGGCTCGTTAAAAACTAACAATCTGCTGTTGAGTTTTTATTGTCAAAGTGTCCTTTTGACTTTTGCGGACACTGCAGAAGAAAGGTGAGGGGTTTGAGCTGCGGTCTCCGAGCTGAATCCCTGGTTGGTTTGGTCTCCAGGTACAGAGCATGGCAGGAAGGAGTGCAACACAATCCTGGATTTTATATCTCAGAGTTCTGGAGGgcacacacactcttactcaGCTCATGGAGAACTATTGATGTGTATTTTTCAGATTCTGTAAGAACAAATGGTTAAGGTGTCCGagagcaaaaggcaaagggaatgccATGGTAATAGAGAAGTGACATTGATGAAAAGTCAGTGTTTGGTGTGGGTTAACAACATTAAGTATGTCAGCTCTCCTGAGAGAAACTGGTCTCTCCTGAGACCAGATACAGAGTGGAGAAGTACTCAGAATTTAACACTATGGCCATGGAGATCTAAGTGCACAAAAAATAGACCCATGGCCTGTGCTGGTCAATATCAACCACCTATATGTTCtaataacacagtgaggagctggacaCATCATcacaggaggaggaaagttgacattttgagtcaggacccttcttcagaagggtctgcaattcactcagtcatgtTTCAGGAGGTGgtctgtccctcactccatcaaACACAG
The genomic region above belongs to Stegostoma tigrinum isolate sSteTig4 chromosome 34, sSteTig4.hap1, whole genome shotgun sequence and contains:
- the LOC125446443 gene encoding zinc finger protein 239-like → MKEKRFKCDVCDKAFVKSTHLLIHQGIHTGEKPFRCTVCQAAFTQFSNLQTHQRFHTGEKPYMCDVCDKSFSQSSDLCRHQRSHTGAKPFRCKFCEISFSLLFALRRHQRIHTGEKPFLCKVCNKSFVQSSSLREHQRIHTGEKPFSCETCDKSFSRSANLRTHQRIHTGEKLFKCEACNKSFPDSSRLLLHQRIHTGEKPFRCEVCEKTFSTSSNLHRHKHIHTRPTS